One window from the genome of Rufibacter tibetensis encodes:
- the tyrS gene encoding tyrosine--tRNA ligase — MNLIEELRWRGMLQDTMPGTEEQLNAGMTTGYIGFDPTASSLHIGNLATIMLLVHLQRAGHKPIALVGGATGMIGDPSGKNAERNLLSEEVLRANQEGIRKQLEKFLKFEGVENAAEIVNNYDWFKEFSFLDFLRNVGKHLTVNYMMKKESVQKRITAQEGENGAEGLSFTEFSYQLLQGYDYYHLYKHKNVKLQMGGSDQWGNITSGTELIRRMEGGKAFALTTPLVTKADGSKFGKSESGNVWLDPSMTSPYKFYQFWLNVADEEAEKLVKRFTLLPQEEIEALVAEHQQAPHLRVLQKALAKEVTTTVHSAADYESAVEASQILFGKGDLETLRGLPEETLLAVFEGVPQIEVPKDSLSTDTLSVDFLSELTQNQIFESKGEAKKMIQNGGVSINRQKVGKPDEALSQDLLQGKYLVVQKGKKNYYLVKAV, encoded by the coding sequence ATGAATTTAATTGAAGAACTGCGTTGGCGCGGCATGCTGCAGGACACCATGCCCGGCACTGAAGAACAACTGAACGCAGGCATGACTACGGGCTATATAGGCTTTGACCCTACAGCCTCCTCGCTCCACATAGGCAACCTGGCCACTATTATGCTGTTGGTGCATCTGCAACGCGCAGGTCATAAGCCTATCGCGTTAGTAGGCGGTGCCACTGGTATGATCGGGGACCCCTCTGGCAAGAACGCGGAGCGTAACCTGCTCTCTGAGGAAGTTCTGCGCGCAAACCAGGAGGGCATCCGGAAACAGCTGGAGAAGTTCCTGAAGTTTGAAGGCGTGGAGAACGCCGCCGAGATCGTGAACAACTATGACTGGTTCAAGGAGTTCTCGTTTCTAGATTTCCTGCGCAATGTAGGCAAGCACCTTACGGTGAACTACATGATGAAGAAGGAATCTGTTCAGAAGCGGATCACCGCCCAGGAAGGTGAAAACGGTGCCGAAGGACTTTCTTTCACTGAATTCTCTTACCAGTTGCTGCAAGGCTACGATTACTACCACTTGTACAAGCACAAGAATGTGAAGCTGCAGATGGGCGGCTCTGACCAATGGGGCAACATTACCTCCGGTACAGAACTCATCCGGCGCATGGAAGGCGGCAAAGCCTTTGCTTTGACTACGCCTTTGGTGACCAAAGCCGATGGCAGCAAGTTCGGCAAGTCTGAAAGCGGCAACGTGTGGCTAGACCCTTCCATGACCTCGCCGTACAAGTTCTACCAGTTCTGGCTTAACGTCGCCGATGAAGAAGCAGAGAAACTGGTGAAACGCTTTACCTTATTGCCCCAGGAGGAGATTGAAGCGTTAGTAGCCGAACACCAGCAAGCTCCTCACCTGCGTGTGCTGCAGAAAGCACTCGCTAAAGAAGTAACCACCACCGTGCACTCCGCAGCAGACTACGAAAGCGCAGTAGAAGCTTCGCAGATCCTGTTCGGGAAAGGTGACCTGGAAACCTTGCGCGGTTTACCGGAAGAAACCTTATTGGCAGTTTTTGAAGGCGTGCCCCAGATAGAGGTTCCCAAGGATAGCTTATCCACTGACACCCTCTCCGTGGACTTCCTTTCTGAGTTGACACAAAACCAGATTTTTGAGTCAAAAGGTGAGGCAAAAAAAATGATACAAAATGGCGGCGTAAGCATCAATCGGCAGAAAGTAGGCAAACCAGACGAGGCGCTCTCACAGGATTTACTGCAGGGCAAATACCTGGTGGTGCAGAAAGGAAAGAAGAACTATTACCTGGTAAAAGCAGTCTAA
- a CDS encoding histone H1: protein MNNFSKLKDLVLSLEGDFEKFYDKKNSAAGTRVRKGMQDLKNMAQDIRKEVQDMKNSEGAAK, encoded by the coding sequence ATGAACAATTTTTCCAAACTTAAGGATCTGGTTCTTTCTCTTGAAGGCGACTTTGAGAAATTCTATGACAAGAAGAACTCAGCTGCTGGGACTCGTGTAAGAAAAGGCATGCAAGATCTGAAAAACATGGCTCAGGATATCCGTAAGGAAGTTCAGGACATGAAAAACAGCGAAGGTGCTGCTAAATAG
- a CDS encoding aminotransferase class I/II-fold pyridoxal phosphate-dependent enzyme, protein MDLFEKLLANRGPLGSHSHYAHGYFTFPKLEGEIAPRMTFRGKQVLTWSLNNYLGLANHPEVRKADADAAAEFGMALPMGARIMSGNSNNHERLENELAAFVQKEDAFLLNFGYQGVVSIIDALVDRHDVIVYDAESHACIIDGVRLHQGKRYVYQHNDIESLEKQLQRATRLTNETGGAILVITEGVFGMSGNLGKLQEIVALKEKYGFRLFIDDAHGFGTMGKTGAGTGEHLGVQDGIDIYFSTFAKSMASIGAFVASNEQVIEYLRYNMRSQTYAKSLPMTLVVGALKRLELLRTKPELKDNLWKVVNALQSGLREKGFNIGTTESCVTPVLLNGQIPDATALTLDLRENYNIFCSIVVYPVVPKDVIMLRLIPTAVHTLDDVAETIAAFEAISAKLDKGLYTKSSVTA, encoded by the coding sequence GTGGATTTATTTGAAAAGTTATTGGCCAATCGCGGACCGCTTGGCAGCCATTCACACTACGCACACGGGTATTTCACGTTTCCTAAACTGGAGGGAGAGATAGCGCCACGCATGACTTTCCGGGGCAAACAAGTACTTACCTGGAGCTTGAACAACTATCTGGGTTTGGCAAACCACCCGGAAGTTAGGAAGGCCGATGCTGATGCAGCTGCTGAGTTTGGAATGGCTCTACCCATGGGTGCCCGCATTATGTCTGGTAACTCCAATAACCACGAGCGTTTAGAAAATGAACTGGCGGCATTTGTACAGAAAGAAGATGCTTTCCTGCTTAACTTCGGGTACCAGGGTGTGGTGTCTATCATTGATGCTTTGGTAGATCGTCATGATGTGATTGTGTATGACGCAGAGTCACATGCCTGTATTATTGATGGCGTGCGTTTGCACCAAGGCAAGCGGTATGTGTACCAGCACAATGATATTGAAAGCCTTGAGAAGCAACTACAGCGTGCTACTCGCTTAACAAACGAAACTGGTGGTGCCATTCTGGTAATCACTGAAGGCGTTTTTGGCATGAGCGGTAACTTGGGTAAACTACAGGAGATTGTTGCCCTGAAAGAGAAATACGGTTTCCGTTTGTTTATTGATGATGCCCACGGATTCGGGACCATGGGCAAAACCGGCGCCGGTACTGGGGAGCACTTAGGCGTGCAGGACGGCATCGACATCTACTTCTCTACGTTTGCCAAATCAATGGCCAGCATTGGCGCCTTTGTGGCCAGCAATGAGCAAGTGATTGAGTACCTTCGTTACAACATGCGTTCTCAGACCTATGCCAAGTCTCTTCCTATGACATTGGTGGTAGGAGCTTTAAAGCGTCTTGAATTGCTGCGTACAAAGCCAGAACTGAAGGATAATCTTTGGAAAGTAGTGAATGCGCTGCAGTCTGGTCTTCGGGAGAAAGGCTTCAACATTGGTACAACAGAGTCTTGCGTGACTCCGGTACTACTGAACGGCCAAATACCTGATGCTACGGCTTTAACCCTTGATTTGCGCGAGAATTACAACATTTTCTGCTCTATTGTGGTGTACCCGGTGGTACCTAAAGATGTGATCATGCTCCGTCTTATCCCTACTGCAGTTCATACATTAGATGATGTGGCTGAAACCATTGCTGCTTTCGAAGCAATTTCCGCAAAATTGGACAAAGGCCTTTACACCAAATCATCGGTGACAGCCTAA